The Solanum lycopersicum chromosome 6, SLM_r2.1 genome has a window encoding:
- the LOC101266643 gene encoding uncharacterized protein isoform X1, whose protein sequence is MGRFSIPMKGFVLFCLWAVIAEAEYLKYKDPKQPMVTRIKDLMKRMSLEEKIGQMTQIERKVALPDVMKQYFIGSVLSGGGSVPAPKASAEDWINMVNEIQKGALSTRLGIPMIYGIDAVHGHNNVYNATIFPHNIGLGVTRDPDLVKRIGAATALEVRATGIPYAFAPCIAVCRDPRWGRCYESYSEDHNIVRTMTEIIPGLQGDLPANSRKGVPFVEGKLKVAACAKHFVGDGGTVKGIDENNTVINSNGLFGIHMPAYYNSIIKGVSTVMVSYSSWNGEKMHANRDLVTGFLKDRLKFRGFVISDWQGIDRITSPPHANYTYSVQAGVSAGIDMIMVPENYKEFIDALTLLVKDNIIPMSRIDDAVKRILRVKFTMGLFENPLADLSLVNQLGSQEHRELAREAVRKSLVLLKNGKSTSQPLLPLPKKAPKILVAGTHADNLGYQCGGWTIEWQGVAGNDLTVGTTILSAIKKTVDPYTQVVYQQNPDANFVESNKFDYAIVVVGEVPYAEMMGDSSNLTITEPGPSTINNVCGAVKCVVVVVSGRPVVLEPYVEKIDGLVAAWLPGTEGQGVADVLFGDYGFTGKLARTWFKSVDQLPMNVGDRNYNPLFPFGFGLTTQAVKLN, encoded by the exons ATGGGGAGATTTTCAATACCCATGAAGGGTTTTGTGTTGTTCTGCTTATGGGCAGTGATTGCAGAAGCAGAGTACCTAAAATACAAGGACCCAAAACAGCCAATGGTTACAAGAATTAAGGACTTGATGAAAAGGATGTCTCTTGAGGAAAAGATTGGTCAGATGACTCAGATTGAGAGGAAAGTTGCATTACCTGATGTTATGAAGCAATATTTCATTG GGAGTGTATTGAGTGGTGGAGGGAGTGTTCCTGCACCTAAGGCCTCTGCTGAGGATTGGATCAATATGGTAAACGAGATTCAAAAGGGTGCTCTTTCAACCCGCCTTGGTATTCCAATGATTTATGGGATTGATGCAGTTCACGGACACAACAATGTCTATAATGCTACTATTTTTCCTCACAATATTGGACTTGGTGTCACCAG GGACCCTGATCTTGTGAAGCGTATTGGGGCTGCAACTGCACTTGAAGTTAGAGCCACAGGAATCCCATATGCTTTTGCTCCCTGCATTGCA GTGTGCAGAGACCCTAGGTGGGGGCGTTGTTATGAAAGCTACAGCGAAGATCACAATATTGTGCGAACCATGACAGAGATAATTCCTGGTTTACAAGGAGATCTGCCAGCTAATTCTCGCAAGGGTGTTCCCTTTGTTGAAGGAAA GTTAAAGGTAGCAGCCTGCGCCAAGCATTTTGTAGGAGATGGAGGCACAGTGAAGGGAATCGATGAAAATAACACTGTAATTAACTCAAATGGTTTATTTGGCATCCACATGCCTGCATATTATAATTCCATCATAAAGGGTGTTTCAACGGTGATGGTATCTTACTCAAGCTGGAATGGTGAAAAGATGCATGCTAACCGAGATCTTGTCACTGGCTTCCTAAAGGACAGGCTCAAATTTCGG GGTTTTGTCATTTCTGATTGGCAAGGCATTGACCGGATTACAAGCCCACCTCATGCTAACTACACATATTCAGTTCAAGCTGGAGTTTCAGCAGGAATTGACATG ATTATGGTTCCAGAGAACTACAAAGAGTTCATTGATGCTCTGACTCTACTAGTGAAAGATAATATCATTCCCATGAGCAGAATTGATGATGCTGTGAAGCGGATATTGAGAGTTAAGTTTACCATGGGTCTCTTTGAGAATCCACTGGCTGACCTTAGCTTGGTAAACCAACTCGGTAGCCAG GAGCATCGAGAGTTGGCAAGGGAAGCAGTAAGGAAATCACTTGTCCTGTTGAAGAATGGCAAGAGTACTAGTCAGCCATTACTTCCCCTTCCAAAGAAAGCGCCAAAAATACTTGTAGCTGGAACTCATGCAGACAATTTGGGTTACCAATGCGGAGGCTGGACAATAGAATGGCAGGGTGTCGCAGGCAATGATTTAACAGTTG GAACCACTATTTTAAGTGCTATCAAGAAAACTGTGGATCCTTATACACAAGTAGTGTACCAGCAGAATCCTGATGCAAACTTTGTGGAGTCAAACAAATTCGACTACGCCATCGTTGTAGTAGGTGAAGTCCCATATGCAGAGATGATGGGCGACAGCTCAAATCTTACAATAACAGAACCTGGTCCTAGCACTATTAACAATGTCTGTGGGGCTGTGAAATGTGTTGTAGTAGTCGTCTCTGGTCGTCCAGTCGTGCTAGAGCCTTATGTTGAAAAGATAGATGGACTTGTCGCTGCTTGGCTTCCGGGGACTGAAGGCCAAGGTGTTGCAGATGTTTTATTTGGTGACTATGGTTTCACTGGCAAACTTGCTAGGACTTGGTTCAAGTCAGTGGACCAGCTTCCTATGAATGTCGGCGATCGCAACTACAATCCCCTCTTTCCCTTTGGATTTGGTCTCACTACTCAGGCagtaaaattgaattga
- the LOC100125911 gene encoding structural maintenance of chromosomes protein 3 — translation MYIKQVIIEGYKSYREQVATEDFSPKVNCVVGANGSGKSNFFHAIRFVISDLFHNLRSEERQALLHEGAGHQVLSAFVEIVFDNSDNRMPVDKEEVRLRRTIGLKKDEYFLDGKHITKTEVQNLLESAGFSRSNPYYVVQQGKIASLTLMKDSERLDLLKEIGGTRVYEERRRESLKIMQETGNKRKQIIQVVQYLDERLNELEQEKEELKKYQQLDKQRKSLEYTIYDKELHDARQKLNEVEEARNKVAENSTKMYESVLEAHEKSKELEKLSKDLTKEIQILSKEKEAVEKQRTEAIRKRAQLDLDYKDLQEKMSTNIKAKDDAQKQLMILEREVQETKNSLNDIKPLHEKQVKEEEDITRGIMDREKRLSILYQKQGRATQFASKAARDKWLQKEIDEYERVLSSTLMQEKKLQDEIDQLKNDMRDQDDIIKVRKVEVDKKETFISGYRNAYNQYKVDRDKLHNERKSLWTQETELTTEIERLKAEVVKAEKSLDHATPGDIRRGLNSVRRICREYEISGVFGPIFELLECEDKFFTAVEVTAGNSLFHVVVDNDETSTKIIRHLNAQKGGRVTFIPLNRVKKPYVNYPQGSDVIPLLKKLRFSDSYSRAFEQVFARTVICRNLDVATRVARTDGLDCITLEGDQVSKKGGMTGGFYDHRRSKLRFMSTIKQNTVSINLKERELEEVRYKLQEIDQKINELVAEQQKNDAGLGHDKSELEQLKQDILNAERQKQSILKALQKKEKLLGNILSQIDQLRASIAMKQDEMGTELVDHLTPEERDSLSRLNPEITALKEQLIACRANRIETETRKEELEMNLSTNLERRKQELMAMNSSVDVDMLQAEVESKYQELKDADSLVDHVTKELTRVSRNIDERNKRLKQIKQEKDNLKALEDKYQNTLQDEARELEQMLSKRNTYLAKQEDYSKKIRELGPLSSDAFETYKRKNVKELYKMLHKCNEQLQQFSHVNKKALDQYVNFTEQREELQRRQAELDAGDEKIKELISVLDMRKDESIERTFKGVAKHFREVFSQLVQGGHGFLVMMKKKDGEEDDNDPDDDEPRADAEGRVEKYIGVKVKVSFTGQGETQSMKQLSGGQKTVVALALIFAIQRCDPAPFYLFDEIDAALDPQYRTAVGNMVRDLADRGSTQFITTTFRPELVKVADKIYSVSHKNRVSKVTVVSREGALDFIEQDQSHN, via the exons ATGTATATAAAACAG GTCATCATTGAAGGGTATAAGAGTTATCGAGAACAAGTCGCCACTGAAGATTTCAGTCCAAAAGTTAACTGTGTTG TTGGTGCAAATGGATCTGGCAAGTCTAACTTCTTCCATG CAATCCGTTTTGTCATAAGCGACCTCTTTCACAATTTGCGCAGTGAAGAAAGACAGGCTTTGCTTCAT GAAGGAGCAGGTCACCAAGTGTTATCTGCTTTTGTGGAAATTGTATTTGATAATTCGGACAATCGAATGCCG GTTGATAAGGAGGAAGTACGGCTGAGAAGAACAATCGGTCTCAAGAAGGATGAATATTTCTTGGATGGAAAACATATCAC GAAGACAGAAGTCCAGAATTTGCTGGAAAGTGCTGGGTTTTCTCGGTCTAATCCTTATTATGTTGTGCAGCAGGGAAAG ATAGCATCATTGACATTAATGAAGGATTCAGAACGACTTGATCTACTGAAGGAAATTGGAGGGACACGTGTTTATGAGGAGAGGCGTCGAGAAAGTTTAAAAATCATGCAGGAAACTG GTAACAAGAGAAAGCAAATTATTCAAGTTGTTCAATACTTGGACGAGAGATTGAATGAGCTTGAACAAGAGAAGGAGGAACTGAAAAAGTATCAGCAGCTTGACAAGCAGCGTAAATCTCTGGAATACACTATTTATGACAAAGAACTTCATGATGCACGTCAGAAATTGAACGAG GTAGAAGAGGCTCGAAACAAAGTTGCAGAGAACTCTACTAAGATGTATGAGAGTGTGCTGGAGGCTCATGAAAAGTCCAAGGAGCTGGAGAAGTTGTCCAAAGATCTGacaaaagaaattcaaattttaagcaAGGAGAAAGAAGCAGTAGAGAAACAGCGGACAGAGGCTATTAGAAAGCGAGCCCAGCTTGATCTTGATTACAAAGACCTTCAAGAGAAGATGTCCACAAATATTAAAGCTAAA GATGATGCTCAGAAACAACTCATGATTCTGGAGCGAGAAGTTCAAGAAACAAAGAATTCACTCAATGATATCAAGCCTTTGCATGAGAAACAAGTAAAAGAGGAGGAGGACATCACTAGAGG GATTATGGATCGTGAAAAGAGACTTAGCATTCTTTATCAGAAACAAGGCCGTGCCACCCAATTTGCAAGCAAAGCTGCTCGGGACAAATGGcttcaaaaagaaattgatgaatatgaGCGAGTTTTATCTTCAACCTTAATGCAG GAGAAAAAACTTCAAGATGAAATTGATCAGCTTAAAAATGACATGAGAGATCAAGATGATATAATCAAAGTTCGTAAAGTTGAAGTGGACAAAAAAGAAACCTTCATATCTGGTTATCGAAATGCTTATAATCAGTATAAAGTGGATAGAGACAAGCTGCATAATGAGCGGAA GTCTCTGTGGACACAGGAGACTGAACTGACTACTGAAATTGAACGGCTTAAAGCTGAAGTTGTGAAGGCTGAGAAAAGCCTAGATCATGCAACTCCTGGT GATATTAGAAGGGGTCTGAATTCTGTAAGGAGGATTTGCAGAGAGTATGAAATCTCTGGAGTGTTTGGACCAATTTTTGAGTTGCTTGAATGCGAGGACAAGTTTTTTACAGCTGTTGAAGTTACTGCTGGAAACAG CTTATTCCATGTGGTGGTTGATAATGATGAAACATCAACTAAAATTATTAGACACCTCAATGCCCAAAAAGGTGGACGAGTTACATTTATTCCATTGAACAGGGTTAAAAAACCATATGTTAATTATCCCCAGGGCTCTGATGTGATTCCGCTTCTGAAGAAATTGAGGTTTTCTGATTCATATAGTAGGGCATTTGAGCAG GTGTTTGCAAGAACTGTAATTTGTCGAAATCTGGATGTTGCCACCAGGGTTGCTCGTACCGATGGGCTTGACTGTATCACTCTGGAAG GTGACCAAGTTAGTAAAAAAGGTGGCATGACTGGTGGATTTTATGATCATAGACGCTCAAAACTGAGGTTTATGAGCACCATCAAACAGAATACAGTGTCCATCAACCTGAAGGAGCGTGAACTTGAGGAAGTTAGATATAAACTTCAAGA GATAGACCAGAAAATTAATGAACTTGTGGCTGAGCAGCAGAAAAATGATGCTGGCCTGGGTCACGACAAGTCTGAGTTAGAACAGCTTAAACAAGACATTCTTAATGCTGAAAGACAGAAACAATCCATCTTAAAAGCTCTTCAAAAGAAG GAGAAACTGCTTGGTAATATTCTGAGTCAAATAGATCAGCTCAGAGCTAGTATAGCTATGAAACAAGATGAAATGGGAACAGAACTTGTTGATCATTTAACGCCGGAAGAGCGAGATTCTTTGTCACGTTTGAACCCTGAAATCACGGCCCTGAAGGAGCAGCTGATTGCTTGCAGGGCAAATCGGATAGAG ACTGAAACTAGAAAAGAGGAGCTTGAGATGAATCTGTCAACAAATCTTGAAAGACGAAAGCAAGAGTTAATGGCGATGAATTCTTCTGTCGACGTTGATATGCTACAGGCTGAAGTTGAGAGCAAGTATCAGGAACTCAAGGATGCGGACTCACTAGTTGATCATGTCACCAAAGAGCTTACAA GGGTTTCTCGAAATATAGATGAACGAAACAAGAGGCTCAAGCAGATCAAACAGGAAAAGGATAACCTGAAG GCTCTTGAAGATAAGTATCAGAATACACTTCAGGATGAAGCAAGAGAACTGGAACAGATGCTAAGTAAACGGAACACCTATCTTGCAAAGCAAGAAGATTACTCTAAGAAAATTCGGGAACTGGGTCCTTTATCTTCTGATGCCTTTGAGAC gtacaaaagaaagaacgTAAAAGAATTATATAAGATGCTGCACAAGTGTAACGAGCAGCTGCAACAGTTCAGCCATGTAAATAAAAAGGCACTTGATCAATATGTAAACTTTACTGAGCAAAGAGAAGAACTCCAAAGAAGGCAAGCTGAACTGGATGCTGGGGATGAG AAAATCAAGGAACTTATATCTGTTTTGGATATGAGGAAGGATGAATCAATTGAGCGCACGTTCAAGGGTGTGGCTAAACATTTCCGTGAAGTATTCTCTCAGCTTGTACAAGGAGGTCACGGGTTCTTAGTTATGATGAAGAAAAAG GATGGTGAGGAAGATGACAATGATCCTGATGATGATGAGCCGCGTGCTGATGCAGAGGGAAGAGTTGAGAAATATATTGGTGTGAAAGTGAAG GTGTCGTTCACTGGACAAGGAGAAACACAGTCAATGAAACAGTTATCAGGGGGCCAGAAAACTGTGGTAGCACTGGCACTTATATTTGCCATACAAAGATGTGATCCTGCCccattttatctttttgatGAGATAGATGCAGCACTAGATCCTCAGTACAGAACAGCCGTGGGGA ATATGGTTCGTGATTTGGCAGACAGGGGTAGCACGCAATTTATCACGACGACATTTCGCCCGGAGCTCGTGAAGGTGGCTGATAAGATATATAGTGTGAGCCACAAAAATAGAGTTAGCAAGGTCACTGTTGTATCCAGGGAAGGAGCCTTAGATTTTATTGAGCAGGATCAGTCACATAACTGA
- the LOC101266035 gene encoding small ribosomal subunit protein uS17 — MAEQTEKAFLKQPGVFLSSKKTGKGKRPGKGGNRYFKSIGLGFKTPREATEGTYIDKKCPFTGNVSIRGRILAGTCHSAKMNRTIIVRRNYLHYVKKYQRYEKRHSNIPAHISPCFRVKEGDHVTIGQCRPLSKTVRFNVLKVIPAGSGGVGKKAFTGM, encoded by the exons ATGGCGGAGCAGACGGAGAAGGCGTTTTTGAAGCAGCCAGGTGTTTTTCTAAG CTCTAAGAAGACCGGGAAGGGAAAGAGGCCAGGAAAGGGAGGCAATCGATACTTTAAGAGTATCGGTTTAGGATTCAAGACTCCTCGTGAGGCTACTGAAG GTACATATATTGACAAGAAATGCCCATTCACTGGCAATGTTTCTATCCGAGGTCGTATCCTTGCTGGTACATGCCACAGTGCTAAGATGAACAGAACCATCATTGTTCGACGCAATTACCTACATTATGTCAAGAAGTATCAGAG ATACGAGAAGAGACACTCCAATATTCCAGCTCACATATCACCATGCTTCCGTGTGAAAGAGGGAGATCATGTTACTATTGGACAGTGCAG GCCTTTATCCAAAACTGTGAGGTTCAATGTATTGAAGGTGATTCCAGCCGGTTCTGGTGGTGTTGGGAAAAAAGCTTTTACCGGAATGTGA
- the LOC101265738 gene encoding small ribosomal subunit protein uS17, whose product MAEQTEKAFLKQPGVFLSSKKTGKGKRPGKGGNRYFKSIGLGFKTPREATEGTYIDKKCPFTGNVSIRGRILAGTCHSAKMNRTIIVRRNYLHYVKKYQRYEKRHSNIPAHISPCFRVKEGDHVTIGQCRPLSKTVRFNVLKVIPAGSGGVGKKAFTGM is encoded by the exons ATGGCGGAGCAGACGGAGAAGGCGTTTTTGAAGCAGCCAGGTGTTTTTCTAAG CTCTAAGAAGACCGGGAAGGGAAAGAGGCCAGGAAAGGGAGGCAATCGATACTTTAAGAGTATCGGTTTAGGATTCAAGACTCCTCGTGAGGCTACTGAAG GTACATATATTGACAAGAAATGCCCATTCACTGGCAATGTTTCTATCCGAGGCCGTATCCTTGCTGGTACATGCCACAGTGCTAAGATGAACAGGACCATCATTGTTCGACGCAATTACCTACATTATGTCAAGAAGTATCAGAG ATATGAGAAGAGACACTCCAATATTCCAGCTCACATATCACCATGCTTCCGTGTGAAAGAGGGAGATCATGTTACTATTGGCCAGTGCAG GCCTTTATCCAAAACTGTGAGGTTCAATGTATTGAAGGTGATTCCAGCCGGTTCTGGTGGTGTTGGGAAAAAAGCTTTTACCGGAATGTGA
- the LOC101266643 gene encoding uncharacterized protein isoform X2, producing the protein MILDPDLVKRIGAATALEVRATGIPYAFAPCIAVCRDPRWGRCYESYSEDHNIVRTMTEIIPGLQGDLPANSRKGVPFVEGKLKVAACAKHFVGDGGTVKGIDENNTVINSNGLFGIHMPAYYNSIIKGVSTVMVSYSSWNGEKMHANRDLVTGFLKDRLKFRGFVISDWQGIDRITSPPHANYTYSVQAGVSAGIDMIMVPENYKEFIDALTLLVKDNIIPMSRIDDAVKRILRVKFTMGLFENPLADLSLVNQLGSQEHRELAREAVRKSLVLLKNGKSTSQPLLPLPKKAPKILVAGTHADNLGYQCGGWTIEWQGVAGNDLTVGTTILSAIKKTVDPYTQVVYQQNPDANFVESNKFDYAIVVVGEVPYAEMMGDSSNLTITEPGPSTINNVCGAVKCVVVVVSGRPVVLEPYVEKIDGLVAAWLPGTEGQGVADVLFGDYGFTGKLARTWFKSVDQLPMNVGDRNYNPLFPFGFGLTTQAVKLN; encoded by the exons atgatcTT GGACCCTGATCTTGTGAAGCGTATTGGGGCTGCAACTGCACTTGAAGTTAGAGCCACAGGAATCCCATATGCTTTTGCTCCCTGCATTGCA GTGTGCAGAGACCCTAGGTGGGGGCGTTGTTATGAAAGCTACAGCGAAGATCACAATATTGTGCGAACCATGACAGAGATAATTCCTGGTTTACAAGGAGATCTGCCAGCTAATTCTCGCAAGGGTGTTCCCTTTGTTGAAGGAAA GTTAAAGGTAGCAGCCTGCGCCAAGCATTTTGTAGGAGATGGAGGCACAGTGAAGGGAATCGATGAAAATAACACTGTAATTAACTCAAATGGTTTATTTGGCATCCACATGCCTGCATATTATAATTCCATCATAAAGGGTGTTTCAACGGTGATGGTATCTTACTCAAGCTGGAATGGTGAAAAGATGCATGCTAACCGAGATCTTGTCACTGGCTTCCTAAAGGACAGGCTCAAATTTCGG GGTTTTGTCATTTCTGATTGGCAAGGCATTGACCGGATTACAAGCCCACCTCATGCTAACTACACATATTCAGTTCAAGCTGGAGTTTCAGCAGGAATTGACATG ATTATGGTTCCAGAGAACTACAAAGAGTTCATTGATGCTCTGACTCTACTAGTGAAAGATAATATCATTCCCATGAGCAGAATTGATGATGCTGTGAAGCGGATATTGAGAGTTAAGTTTACCATGGGTCTCTTTGAGAATCCACTGGCTGACCTTAGCTTGGTAAACCAACTCGGTAGCCAG GAGCATCGAGAGTTGGCAAGGGAAGCAGTAAGGAAATCACTTGTCCTGTTGAAGAATGGCAAGAGTACTAGTCAGCCATTACTTCCCCTTCCAAAGAAAGCGCCAAAAATACTTGTAGCTGGAACTCATGCAGACAATTTGGGTTACCAATGCGGAGGCTGGACAATAGAATGGCAGGGTGTCGCAGGCAATGATTTAACAGTTG GAACCACTATTTTAAGTGCTATCAAGAAAACTGTGGATCCTTATACACAAGTAGTGTACCAGCAGAATCCTGATGCAAACTTTGTGGAGTCAAACAAATTCGACTACGCCATCGTTGTAGTAGGTGAAGTCCCATATGCAGAGATGATGGGCGACAGCTCAAATCTTACAATAACAGAACCTGGTCCTAGCACTATTAACAATGTCTGTGGGGCTGTGAAATGTGTTGTAGTAGTCGTCTCTGGTCGTCCAGTCGTGCTAGAGCCTTATGTTGAAAAGATAGATGGACTTGTCGCTGCTTGGCTTCCGGGGACTGAAGGCCAAGGTGTTGCAGATGTTTTATTTGGTGACTATGGTTTCACTGGCAAACTTGCTAGGACTTGGTTCAAGTCAGTGGACCAGCTTCCTATGAATGTCGGCGATCGCAACTACAATCCCCTCTTTCCCTTTGGATTTGGTCTCACTACTCAGGCagtaaaattgaattga